The genomic window TTGCAGGCTTTGTGTTTCGTTGTGATAAAATTTGCCATTTCCCATAACTTCCTGTTTTGTATGACAAGACATGCAAGTCATGCCTGCTTTGTAGTGTACATCTTTTGCTAAATAATCATAGTCAATTCCATAGATTACAGGTGGAAAATTGCCTTCTTTGTTTATTGGTGTTCTGTAGGTTTCACCAAATTCTTTTGGAAACATCCCAAGATAATCCGTTCCTACATATTGTTTGTTATGGCACGATAGGCAGTTTTGCATTTGTGGTTTTATAAATTTATGATAGGCAATGTTTGATGGTTTGCCATGCATAGCTTTATCGTTTCCAAGATATATGCCATCTTTTGATAATGGCATATGACATGCAGCACACCCAGAAGGCCTATATAATCCAGTACCTTTTTCGCCTTCGCTTGATATATGACATTTCAAACAGTTTTGTCTTAAAAATTGGAATGAAAGTGTTTCAAGCAAATTATTGCCTTTTTTAGGTAGATCTTGAACTGTGTAATTTGTTTTTTTATGAAGCAGTGTAAAGAGTGTTTTATTTATTTCACCATAAGCAGTATAGTGTAGTGAATGCTCAACATCGTTTATTTGTTTTGAATGACATTTGTAACAAAATATATTCCAGTATTTTGGAGAAGAAGGGTTTTTTACAATCATTTTATGCGATGTTATAGGTTTATTTCTATCTTGAGGCAGTACGTGGCATTTATCACAACTAAAGTTATGTGGTTTTGGCATTTGTTCAATGCCTTTGTGACAGGATAGACAATTGTTGAAATCAGTTGCATTACTAAAAATTGGCAATAATAAAAACATTAAAATAAACAAAATCCTCATAATTGATTGTAAGTATAGCACAAAAAATTTTTTTATTAAAGTAAAATTTGAACTTACTTGACAAAAGTTAAAGACTATTATAAAAATAAAATTTAGAGCCGAGGTGGTGGAACTGGTAGACACGCTACTTTGAGGGGGTAGTGAGGGTTTCCTCGTGCGGGTTCAAGTCCCGCCCTCGGCACCATTTTTAAACAGCTTCTTTTGTATATCTCCCCCACTTGATAAATTTGATAATTAATGTAATAATACCTTTAATTTAAGGGGGTGTTATGACTCAAATTGAATATGCCAAACAAGGCATTATTACAAAGCAAATTGAAGAAGTTGCTTTCAAAGAAAAAAGAAGCCCAGAATTTATAATGGAAGGTTTGATAAAGGGAACAATAGTTATACCAAAAAATATAAACCACCAAATTGAAGCAATGGGCGTAGGTAAAGGTTTAAGAACAAAAGTTAATGCAAATATTGGCACTTCTTCTGATATAGTTGATATTAATGCTGAATTACTTAAAGTCAAAGCCGCAATTGAAGCTAAAGCTGATTCAATTATGGACCTTTCAACAGGAGGTGATTTAGATTTTTTTAGGAGAAAAATTTTACATGAATCCACAATAGTTGTAGGCAATGTTCCAATATATCAAGCAGCAGTTGAGATAGCAACAAAAGAAGGTTCTATTGTTCATTTAACTAAAGACTATTTGTTAAAAACAATAGAAAAACAAGCTCAAGACGGTATAGACTATATGACTCTACACTGTGGTGTTACACAAAGTTCGCTTGAAAGACTTATTAATCAGGGTAGAATAGAAGACATAGTATCTAGGGGTGGTTCTTTTTTGGCTGTGTGGATGTTGTACCATGAAAAGGAAAATCCATTGTATGAATATTTTGATGATGTGCTTGAGATTGTAAAAAAATATGATGTTACAATTTCTTTGGGTGATGGTTTCAGACCAGGCGCAATAGCCGATGCTACAGATAGAGCTCAGATTGAAGAGCTGATTATTTTAGGAGAACTTCATAAGAAAGCACTCAAAGCAGGTGTGCAATCTATGATTGAAGGTCCAGGGCATGTGCCAATAGATCAGATTATAACAAACGCCAAGATTGAAGAAGCAGTATGCGAGGGCGCACCATTTTATGTGTTAGGTCCAGTTGTTACAGATATAGCACCAGGTTATGACCATATAACAAGTGCAATAGGCGGTGCTTTAATGGCTTCATATGGTGCAGATATGTTATGTTACGTAACAAAAGCAGAACATGTAAGGCTACCAAACCCAGAAGACGTAAGAGAAGGAGTAATTGTTACGCGAATTGCAGCTCATGCTGCAGATATTGCAAAAAAAATACCTGGCGCAATTGATTGGGATATAGAAATGTCTAAAGCCAGGAAAAATCTTGATTGGAATAAAATGATAGAGCTATCTATCGACCCAAATTATGTAAAATCACAAAGAGAGTCTTCAATGCCAAAAGAAAGCGATGTCTGTACTATGTGTGGTAAATTTTGCGCTATAAAATTGCTTAATAAAGCTTTACGTAATAGATGAATATAACGCGAATAATTTTAGAAGCATTATCCGATAGTCAAAACGAATTTGTAAGCAGCGAAAATTTATGTTCAAAAACCCAAATTTCAAGAATTGCAATCTGGCAACATATTAAAAAGCTAAAAAATGCAGGTTATTTAATAGAAGCAAAAAGAGGTGTAGGCTATAAATTAATTCAAAAACCACCTGATTTGCTAAATATTTACGAGATTCATAAACTGAAAGAAAATAAGGCTGTAGAAAATGTAATTTTTTTTGAAAATACCACTTCTACTATGGACGAATCAAGAAAATTGCTACAAAATAGTAGAGATTTAGCACACAAAACTCTTATTGTTGCATTAAGCCAGACAGAGGGAAGGGGAAGAAAAAACAGACACTGGTTGTCATTTGGCCAAAATATATACGCTTCATATATTTATCTACCAAAAAACCTTGGACCACAAGACGGTTTGTTTGTGATGTTTGCAGGTTGCATTGCTGTTTGTATGGCACTTAATGATATTGGTGTGCATGCAAAAATAAAATGGCCTAATGACTGTTTAGTGGATGGTAAAAAAATAAGTGGTATATTGGTTGATGTAAAAAGCGATATGTCTTTAATTGAAGAGCACTTATGAAATCACGAAAACAATTACAGATAGATTAAATCTTTTAGATAAAATAATGTACTATTTATTTTTATTAATTAAATTAATTGAAAATAATTATAAAAAGAATATACTAAAATTGTGGAAATTATACGAAACAACACTTGAAAAAAGGGTTGAAGTTTTAAGTGATAATAAAAAAATTCAGGGAGTAGCAAAAGATATAGATGAGTATGGTTTTTTGTTGGTTGAAACTCAACATGGTATGCAAAGGATTATTACATGCGATAATTTGAGGTTTTTATGATAGAAGAACTAATTAGTGAAACGCTTAACAAAGCTATAGAAGAAAATGTAAGCCTAACACCCTACAACTATTACAAATTATTTATTGAAGTTGCTATGCAAAAAGGTATTGATCATAATAGTTTAAAAAATTATTTATACGAGGAATACACTAAACAGGATGAACTTTTAGATCCAATAAAAGAAAAAATTAATCTAATAATTGAAAATTTAAAAAAAGAAATGTCAGAGATAAGCAATAATATTAGCGAAACTATAGCTGCACAGGAAAATGTTAACCTTGAAGATTCAAGTAATGCATATGAGGAGCTAGAAAAACTTAAAAAGATAAATTTATCCCTTAGAATAAATTTGGAAAAGGCAATGCGCAATATTGAGCAAGAAAGACAATCATTAGAAAAAATAAAAGTAAAAGTCTACCGTGATGGCTTAACTGGTTTATATTTAAGGGAATATCTACAAATAAAACTAAAAGAAAACCTATATTTTATGCAACGCTATGGTCGTATTTTTAGCCTTCAAATGATTGATGTTGATGATTTTAAAGATATAAATGATAAATTCGGGCACCAAATAGGCGATAATGTCCTTTGTCAGATAGGAAATCTTATAAAGAAAAATATTCGCACTTCAGATATACCAATTCGTTACGGTGGTGATGAATTTGTTGTTTTAATGCCAGAAACGGATATAAATAGTGCAAAAAAAGTTGCAGAAAAATTTGTCCAAAAAATGTCTAAGGTTGTTTTTAGAAAAAAAGATGAAGAATTCAAAGTTACTTTTTCCATAGGCTTAACAAGTGTAAGAAAAGACGATACGTTTCAATCTATAATGGAAAGAGTGGATTCTGCGCTATATTCATCTAAAAGGTCTGGCAAAAACTCCATAACTGTATTTGATTGAAATATTTGGTTTAATTGAAGATGCTGCAAATTGACAAAAGAAAATTTAAATATTTTGATTATCCATTGTTTATAGCGGTTTGTTTGCTTGGTGTTTTGAGTGTTTTTTTAATTTACACAACTGATGCGGGTAAAATATTTTATAATAAGCAAATCCTATGGGAGTTGATTGGAGTTTTTTTATGTTTATTGGTTGCAAATATTGATTTAAAACTGATTAAAACTTATGCTTTTGCTTTTTATATTTTTGTTTTGTTTGTTTTGTTAGTTGTGTTTTTTATAGGTTTTGTAGGACATGGTGCTAAACGCTGGATATCTTTGGGTTTTTTTAATATACAACCATCTGAATTTATGAAATTGGCAATAATTTTGGTTTTGGCTGCCTACTTTGATGAGTATATAAAAAGTTCAAAGTATAATTTTAAAGATTTGTATCTACCATTTGCTTTAATACTGTTTCCAGCTGTTTTAATCATAAAACAACCAGATTTAGGTACTGCTTTGATTATTCTTATTATTGGTTTGGCAATTATATTAAGTGTTGGCGTTAAAAAGACATTTTTGATTAAATCTGTTATATTTTTTCTAATTGCTATGCCTTTTTTTTGGAGTTTATTAAAAAATTATCAAAAAGAACGGCTCATTGCTTTTATCAACCCTTATTTGTCTCCACACACATATGGCTATCATATTATCCAATCGGAAATTGCAGTAGGCTCAGGGGGTCTTTTTGGTAAAACTGCCGCAGGTGCAACACAAACAATCCTCAATTTTTTACCAGAAAACCATACTGATTTCATATTTGCCGCTTTTTGTGAACAATGGGGTTTTGTTAGTGCATTAGTATTAATTGGTTTGTATCTTTTTGTAATATTTAGATGTTTATCATTTATCAATATTGCAAGCTCTATATTTGAAAAAATTGTTATAATAGGTGTTACTGTGATGCTATCTGTATCTATGATATTCAATATCGGAATGACTATAGGTTTGTTACCTGTTGTAGGTGTGCCGTTGCCGTTTGTAAGCTATGGTGGTTCTGCTGTCATAACAAATTTTATTGCGATAGGTATTTTGATTAACATAAAAATAAAAAATCAAATTTACAGATGAGGTGTGTATGATAGAACGATATACAAGAAAAATCATGGGGGATGTTTGGACGCTGGAAAATAAATACCAAAAGTGGCTTGAAGTAGAACTAGCAATTATGCAAGCNNNNNNNNNNAAATGGGTACAATCCCAGCTGGTATAACCCAAAGCGTTAGAAAAAAGGCAAAATTTGATGTAAAACGCATTGAAGAAATAGAAGAAATTACACGTCATGATATTGTAGCTTTCAATGAAAATGTTAGAGAGTATTTGACACCTCAAGAAGGTAGTTTTTTACACTATGGTGTTACATCGTCAGATATAGTTGATACCGCAAATGCTTTACTTTTAAAACGTTCATGCGAGATTATAATTGATGATATTAAACAATTACTTGAAACACTTAAAAAAAGGGCGTTTGAATTTAAAGATACACCAATGATTGGACGTTCTCATGGTATTCATGCAGAACCTATTACATTTGGATTTGTAATTGCGCTTTGGTATGAAGAAATGAAGAGAAACTTGCAAAGAGTAGAACAAGCAAAACAAATAGTCTCATACGGAAAAATTTCTGGTTCTATGGGTACATTTGCAAATATTGATATAAAAGTAGAAGAGCGTGCTTGCGAGATTTTGGGTCTAAAACCTGATCCTATTTCCAATCAGATTATCCAAAGGGATAGATACGCCCAGTATATGACTACACTTGCTATAGTTGCAGCAACTATTGAAAAAATAGCACTTCAAATAAGACACTATCAGCGAACAGAAGTACAAGAAGCAGAAGAGTACTTTCATGGTGGTCAGAAAGGTTCTTCAAGCATGCCACACAAAAGAAACCCGGTATTGAGTGAAAACTTAGACGGTCTTGCAAGGCTTGTTAGATCAAACGCTTTATGCGCCCTTGAAAATGTGGCTTTATGGCATGAGCGCGACATAAGTCACTCATCAAATGAACGAATAATTTTGCCAGATTCAAGTATAGCAATTGATTTTATGCTAAATAGACTGAACAATATCCTCTCTAATTTGGTTGTGTATAAAGAAAAAATGTTTGAAAATCTTAACTTAACAAGAGGTGTGATATATTCTCAAAGGGTAATGCTAAAGCTCATTGAAAAAGGTCTTGATAAAGAAACTGCTTATAAAATTACACAAAGTTTGGCATTTGAATCGTGGAACAATAAGTTGGATTATAAATTACTTTTAGCTAAAAATGAAATAATTGGTAAATATTTATCCAAACAAGAACTTAATGAATGTTTTGATTATACTTATTTTATAAGAAATATTGATAAAATATTCAAAAGAGTATTTGATAAATAAGTAAAATTATGGTATATTTAATTTAGTCAAAGCAAGAGGATTATTATGTGAATGTAGGGATTTTTGATTATCTTGAAAGCTGTATAATAGTTTTTGATGAAAATTCAAAAGTAGTATACTCTAATGCAAAAACAAAAGAGCGTTTTGGTATCAAACCTGGTGATGATGTAAGAGATATTTTCCAGCCAGATGATCGTGAAATTTTTTTTGAAAATTTAATCGATTTATTAAATAAAGAAGGTTCATATAAAAATTTTATAAGGTTTATTGATAAAGACAAAAAAGTTCAGTTTTGTTATATTAATGTTTTTAAAAACAGCAATTTTTTTGTATTTGAAATAATAGTTTTTTCAGGTTTTAACAAACTTAGTTTAAGTCAAAAAAATTTGAATTATAATTATTTAAAATACATTTCTCAAGGCATTGCACATGTCCTTAGAAACCCTATAATGTCAATAAGTGGTTTTTTAAATCTTATAAAAAAGAAACTACCCAACGATTTAAAAGATGATATAGAACCTTATATTGAGTCTATACAAAGTGAATTTTCCAAAATCATGAAAGTTGTGCTTGATATAGAAATAATAAATAATGCTTCTGATTTAAAATTAGAAGAAGTTAAGATTGATGAGTTTTTAAATAATGCTTTTGAAAATTTTAGAAAAGAAAATACTGCAAAATTTATTAATTTTAATTGCAAGTTAAGTTGCAACAGCACTATTTTTTTGGATAAAAAACTTTTTGGTTTAGTTTTAGAAGAAATTTTAAAAAATGCCTATGAATCCATAGAAGAAAAAGGTAATATTTTTATGTCTTGTCAAACTGAAGGTAATAATATAATAATTAGTATAAAAGACGATGGCGGTGGTATTGATAAAGATCGACTGAGTATGTTATTTACGCCATTTTATTCTACAAAACCAAAAAATGTAGGTTTGGGTTTATTTATATCAAAACTAATTATTAAGGCTCACAAAGGTAAACTGCGAATAATATCAAACAATAATACAACAACTGTAAAGTTAATTTTACCAATAGAAAAGCGCTCGAGAATGCGCATACAGAGGTTAAGCGTTGTTTAAAAGAAGCATAAAAACAAAAATAGTAGCATATACTTTTTCTATAATGCTTATAGTTTCTGTACTTTTTAGTTTAATTTCATTATATAACCTCTTTTCTCTTCGAAGCTTTTTTATAAACTCAAGCAAGAATGTTTTTGCAATACAAGCAAATCATTATCTTGAAGATGAAGTTAAAAGTTATGCAAGGATTATAGAAGCAAATTTAAATATAAAAGAAAAAATGTGTGCTTCTACTGTTAATTTTTTGTCAAACGCAAAAGATCCGACAAAATACATACCAAATATTTATACTGTAACAAACAAAGATCTGGAGATTAAAGGCATTGCTATTTTAGACAAAAATTTTTCTATTGTTTACTCATACCCAAAAAATGCAACATTTGAAGGTGCGCTTAATAAAATCAAAGCCAAAGATTATAGGAAATTTTCAAAAAACGTTTATTTCATTGATTTTTATCTAAATAAAGATCAAAATGCATATTTTTCATTTTTATTTCCATTTAAAGATGAGGGATATATTCTTTTTGAAATAGATCCTTCAGGTATATTTTCTATTTTACAGAGTGCTCAAATTAGGCCTATGAGCAACAAATACTTGTGGATGACAGATCATAAAGGTGTTCTCGTGTTTGACCCGAAGGTCAAAGAACACCCGCTTATTACATTAAAAGACCATGTTGATTTAACAGATCCACAAAATGGTGAAAGGTTGGCTTATCTGATGAAAAATTATATTTTAAAAGGAAAAACCGGAACATCTTTCTATACGTTTCGCGGTGTTGAAAAGTATGTTGGGTATACTTCAATTCCTAAAACCGGTTGGGGTCTGGGCTTAACACTGCCAATTAGTAGCTTGATGGAAGGTGTTAATAAATTAAATGAGCAAATAAACTCTAAAACGATTTTAATGCTCGGTATTTTTTCTTTTTTTAGTGTAATTACAATTTTAATAGCCCTATTTTTTAGTATGTGGGCATCAAATAAAATAGTGAAACCCATTTTA from Desulfurella sp. includes these protein-coding regions:
- a CDS encoding cytochrome c3 family protein yields the protein MRILFILMFLLLPIFSNATDFNNCLSCHKGIEQMPKPHNFSCDKCHVLPQDRNKPITSHKMIVKNPSSPKYWNIFCYKCHSKQINDVEHSLHYTAYGEINKTLFTLLHKKTNYTVQDLPKKGNNLLETLSFQFLRQNCLKCHISSEGEKGTGLYRPSGCAACHMPLSKDGIYLGNDKAMHGKPSNIAYHKFIKPQMQNCLSCHNKQYVGTDYLGMFPKEFGETYRTPINKEGNFPPVIYGIDYDYLAKDVHYKAGMTCMSCHTKQEVMGNGKFYHNETQSLQVTCQTCHGGYHTKPKRFFKHIKLFNPNIPGHKYHENVSCSACHAQWTIYDFGFYALKDDTKDYTKWSAFTLTGNPQADKFLSHAIGLIEEGKSAPAPMQEDFLTGKMEPGLWHIGYLFTRWEYVILGKMGSKYVILRPMYQYYFSYKNAQGKVLVNNKFMGADWEPYFPHTIGKARSCLFCHGNKTVAGEGFYPIKDNFATNLMKPTTCAQSNVRVLNKKEKENLIDYTPLFKKEYLRHLNYNK
- the thiC gene encoding phosphomethylpyrimidine synthase ThiC, producing MTQIEYAKQGIITKQIEEVAFKEKRSPEFIMEGLIKGTIVIPKNINHQIEAMGVGKGLRTKVNANIGTSSDIVDINAELLKVKAAIEAKADSIMDLSTGGDLDFFRRKILHESTIVVGNVPIYQAAVEIATKEGSIVHLTKDYLLKTIEKQAQDGIDYMTLHCGVTQSSLERLINQGRIEDIVSRGGSFLAVWMLYHEKENPLYEYFDDVLEIVKKYDVTISLGDGFRPGAIADATDRAQIEELIILGELHKKALKAGVQSMIEGPGHVPIDQIITNAKIEEAVCEGAPFYVLGPVVTDIAPGYDHITSAIGGALMASYGADMLCYVTKAEHVRLPNPEDVREGVIVTRIAAHAADIAKKIPGAIDWDIEMSKARKNLDWNKMIELSIDPNYVKSQRESSMPKESDVCTMCGKFCAIKLLNKALRNR
- a CDS encoding HTH domain-containing protein, translated to MNITRIILEALSDSQNEFVSSENLCSKTQISRIAIWQHIKKLKNAGYLIEAKRGVGYKLIQKPPDLLNIYEIHKLKENKAVENVIFFENTTSTMDESRKLLQNSRDLAHKTLIVALSQTEGRGRKNRHWLSFGQNIYASYIYLPKNLGPQDGLFVMFAGCIAVCMALNDIGVHAKIKWPNDCLVDGKKISGILVDVKSDMSLIEEHL
- a CDS encoding GGDEF domain-containing protein, with product MIEELISETLNKAIEENVSLTPYNYYKLFIEVAMQKGIDHNSLKNYLYEEYTKQDELLDPIKEKINLIIENLKKEMSEISNNISETIAAQENVNLEDSSNAYEELEKLKKINLSLRINLEKAMRNIEQERQSLEKIKVKVYRDGLTGLYLREYLQIKLKENLYFMQRYGRIFSLQMIDVDDFKDINDKFGHQIGDNVLCQIGNLIKKNIRTSDIPIRYGGDEFVVLMPETDINSAKKVAEKFVQKMSKVVFRKKDEEFKVTFSIGLTSVRKDDTFQSIMERVDSALYSSKRSGKNSITVFD
- the rodA gene encoding rod shape-determining protein RodA encodes the protein MLQIDKRKFKYFDYPLFIAVCLLGVLSVFLIYTTDAGKIFYNKQILWELIGVFLCLLVANIDLKLIKTYAFAFYIFVLFVLLVVFFIGFVGHGAKRWISLGFFNIQPSEFMKLAIILVLAAYFDEYIKSSKYNFKDLYLPFALILFPAVLIIKQPDLGTALIILIIGLAIILSVGVKKTFLIKSVIFFLIAMPFFWSLLKNYQKERLIAFINPYLSPHTYGYHIIQSEIAVGSGGLFGKTAAGATQTILNFLPENHTDFIFAAFCEQWGFVSALVLIGLYLFVIFRCLSFINIASSIFEKIVIIGVTVMLSVSMIFNIGMTIGLLPVVGVPLPFVSYGGSAVITNFIAIGILINIKIKNQIYR
- the purB gene encoding adenylosuccinate lyase produces the protein MGTIPAGITQSVRKKAKFDVKRIEEIEEITRHDIVAFNENVREYLTPQEGSFLHYGVTSSDIVDTANALLLKRSCEIIIDDIKQLLETLKKRAFEFKDTPMIGRSHGIHAEPITFGFVIALWYEEMKRNLQRVEQAKQIVSYGKISGSMGTFANIDIKVEERACEILGLKPDPISNQIIQRDRYAQYMTTLAIVAATIEKIALQIRHYQRTEVQEAEEYFHGGQKGSSSMPHKRNPVLSENLDGLARLVRSNALCALENVALWHERDISHSSNERIILPDSSIAIDFMLNRLNNILSNLVVYKEKMFENLNLTRGVIYSQRVMLKLIEKGLDKETAYKITQSLAFESWNNKLDYKLLLAKNEIIGKYLSKQELNECFDYTYFIRNIDKIFKRVFDK
- a CDS encoding PAS domain-containing sensor histidine kinase, with translation MNVGIFDYLESCIIVFDENSKVVYSNAKTKERFGIKPGDDVRDIFQPDDREIFFENLIDLLNKEGSYKNFIRFIDKDKKVQFCYINVFKNSNFFVFEIIVFSGFNKLSLSQKNLNYNYLKYISQGIAHVLRNPIMSISGFLNLIKKKLPNDLKDDIEPYIESIQSEFSKIMKVVLDIEIINNASDLKLEEVKIDEFLNNAFENFRKENTAKFINFNCKLSCNSTIFLDKKLFGLVLEEILKNAYESIEEKGNIFMSCQTEGNNIIISIKDDGGGIDKDRLSMLFTPFYSTKPKNVGLGLFISKLIIKAHKGKLRIISNNNTTTVKLILPIEKRSRMRIQRLSVV
- a CDS encoding sensor histidine kinase, whose protein sequence is MFKRSIKTKIVAYTFSIMLIVSVLFSLISLYNLFSLRSFFINSSKNVFAIQANHYLEDEVKSYARIIEANLNIKEKMCASTVNFLSNAKDPTKYIPNIYTVTNKDLEIKGIAILDKNFSIVYSYPKNATFEGALNKIKAKDYRKFSKNVYFIDFYLNKDQNAYFSFLFPFKDEGYILFEIDPSGIFSILQSAQIRPMSNKYLWMTDHKGVLVFDPKVKEHPLITLKDHVDLTDPQNGERLAYLMKNYILKGKTGTSFYTFRGVEKYVGYTSIPKTGWGLGLTLPISSLMEGVNKLNEQINSKTILMLGIFSFFSVITILIALFFSMWASNKIVKPILDATNTINSIIMGDVSKRITYESNDELGELIKSVNNLMDALAQTLANLGDINIKKENENE